Proteins from a single region of Coregonus clupeaformis isolate EN_2021a chromosome 35, ASM2061545v1, whole genome shotgun sequence:
- the LOC121551439 gene encoding arf-GAP with dual PH domain-containing protein 2 isoform X2 has translation METPQPEPSMRKQSQRSTTGPSKKTVRFYEGMLWKKGKEKGQFQRRKFVLSEKEFTLAYYNKEDPSKGPKALISIKDVNVTFQPEKIGHAHGLQMTYQEDSHTRSLYVYHESGEEIVNWFNAIRAARFAYLKTAYPTGSDKELMTRITRNYLKEGYMEKTGPMQKETFKKRWFILDSQDRKLLYFKSQLDAEELGVVFIGTETNGYSVSKCIPKRTRGNRWRCGITVETPDRQFVFMCEQEREQREWVEALRQVISKPMQPQDYTTEANIRGKR, from the exons ATGGAAACGCCACAGCCAGAGCCGTCTATGAGAAAGCAGTCCCAGCGTTCTACTACCGGCCCCAGCAAGAAGACTGTGC GTTTCTATGAAGGGATGTTGTGGAAGAAGGGGAAGGAGAAGGGACAGTTTCAGAGAAGGAAGTTTGTTCTGTCTGAGAAGGAATTCACCCTGGCTTACTACAACAAGGAGGAT CCGTCCAAAGGGCCCAAAGCGCTCATCTCCATCAAAGACGTGAATGTGACCTTTCAACCTGAGAAGATTGGTCACGCCCATGGTTTGCAGATGACCTACCAGGAAGACAGCCACACCAGAAGCCTTTATGTCTACCACGAGAGTGGAGAG GAGATTGTCAACTGGTTCAATGCCATTCGTGCTGCTCGCTTTGCCTACCTGAAAACAGCATACCCCACAGGAAGTGATAAAGAA TTGATGACTAGAATTACAAGAAACTACCTCAAAGAAGGATACATGGAGAAGACAGGTCCTATG CAAAAGGAGACGTTCAAAAAGAGATGGTTCATCTTGGACTCCCAAGACAGGAAGCTCCTTTACTTCAAAAGCCAGCTG GATGCTGAGGAGCTGGGAGTTGTGTTCATCGGCACAGAGACCAATGGTTACTCAGTGAGTAAGTGCATTCCCAAAAGGACCAGAGGCAACAGGTGGAGGTGTGGCATCACAGTGGAGACGCCAGACCGCCAGTTTGTCTTCATGTGTGAGcaggagagggagcagagagagtgggTGGAGGCCCTCAGACAGGTCATCTCTAAACCCATGCAGCCCCAGGACTACACCA CTGAAGCCAACatcagagggaagagatga
- the LOC121551439 gene encoding arf-GAP with dual PH domain-containing protein 2 isoform X3 produces MKTNGNATARAVYEKAVPAFYYRPQQEDCAVLREQWIRAKYERTEFTGETKYPPLAYTTGFYEGMLWKKGKEKGQFQRRKFVLSEKEFTLAYYNKEDPSKGPKALISIKDVNVTFQPEKIGHAHGLQMTYQEDSHTRSLYVYHESGEEIVNWFNAIRAARFAYLKTAYPTGSDKELMTRITRNYLKEGYMEKTGPMQKETFKKRWFILDSQDRKLLYFKSQLDAEELGVVFIGTETNGYSVSKCIPKRTRGNRWRCGITVETPDRQFVFMCEQEREQREWVEALRQVISKPMQPQDYTTEANIRGKR; encoded by the exons ATGAAAACCAATGGAAACGCCACAGCCAGAGCCGTCTATGAGAAAGCAGTCCCAGCGTTCTACTACCGGCCCCAGCAAGAAGACTGTGC TGTCCTAAGGGAGCAGTGGATAAGAGCTAAATATGAGAGGACAGAATTTACCGGCGAGACAAAGTATCCTCCACTGGCCTACACGACAG GTTTCTATGAAGGGATGTTGTGGAAGAAGGGGAAGGAGAAGGGACAGTTTCAGAGAAGGAAGTTTGTTCTGTCTGAGAAGGAATTCACCCTGGCTTACTACAACAAGGAGGAT CCGTCCAAAGGGCCCAAAGCGCTCATCTCCATCAAAGACGTGAATGTGACCTTTCAACCTGAGAAGATTGGTCACGCCCATGGTTTGCAGATGACCTACCAGGAAGACAGCCACACCAGAAGCCTTTATGTCTACCACGAGAGTGGAGAG GAGATTGTCAACTGGTTCAATGCCATTCGTGCTGCTCGCTTTGCCTACCTGAAAACAGCATACCCCACAGGAAGTGATAAAGAA TTGATGACTAGAATTACAAGAAACTACCTCAAAGAAGGATACATGGAGAAGACAGGTCCTATG CAAAAGGAGACGTTCAAAAAGAGATGGTTCATCTTGGACTCCCAAGACAGGAAGCTCCTTTACTTCAAAAGCCAGCTG GATGCTGAGGAGCTGGGAGTTGTGTTCATCGGCACAGAGACCAATGGTTACTCAGTGAGTAAGTGCATTCCCAAAAGGACCAGAGGCAACAGGTGGAGGTGTGGCATCACAGTGGAGACGCCAGACCGCCAGTTTGTCTTCATGTGTGAGcaggagagggagcagagagagtgggTGGAGGCCCTCAGACAGGTCATCTCTAAACCCATGCAGCCCCAGGACTACACCA CTGAAGCCAACatcagagggaagagatga
- the LOC121551439 gene encoding arf-GAP with dual PH domain-containing protein 2 isoform X1 yields MHFTFTGTSNDPTYRTGTEVPVFVQTHRNVTICISLCKRIITPLISIQIYIRKIMANKDRNKTILLELGKLPDNNQCADCGAPDPDWASYKLGVFVCLNCSGVHRNLSNISRVKSIRLDFWDDELVEFMKTNGNATARAVYEKAVPAFYYRPQQEDCAVLREQWIRAKYERTEFTGETKYPPLAYTTGFYEGMLWKKGKEKGQFQRRKFVLSEKEFTLAYYNKEDPSKGPKALISIKDVNVTFQPEKIGHAHGLQMTYQEDSHTRSLYVYHESGEEIVNWFNAIRAARFAYLKTAYPTGSDKELMTRITRNYLKEGYMEKTGPMQKETFKKRWFILDSQDRKLLYFKSQLDAEELGVVFIGTETNGYSVSKCIPKRTRGNRWRCGITVETPDRQFVFMCEQEREQREWVEALRQVISKPMQPQDYTTEANIRGKR; encoded by the exons ATGCATTTTACGTTCACAGGCACAAGTAATGATCCTACATACCGTACTGGTACAGAAGTTCCAGTTTTCGTCCAAACTCACAGAAACGTCACCATTTGTATTTCGTTATGTAAACGGATAATTACACCACTCATTTCGATACAGATTTATATTCGCAAAATAATGGCAAACAAGGATCGAAACAAAACGATATTGCTGGAATTGGGGAAACTGCCAGACAACAATCAATGCGCAGACTGTGGCGCGCCGG ATCCTGACTGGGCGTCCTATAAgctgggtgtgtttgtgtgtctgaacTGCTCTGGAGTGCACCGCAACCTGTCCAACATCAGCCGCGTCAAATCCATACGGCTCGACTTCTGGGATGACGAGCTAGTGGAG TTCATGAAAACCAATGGAAACGCCACAGCCAGAGCCGTCTATGAGAAAGCAGTCCCAGCGTTCTACTACCGGCCCCAGCAAGAAGACTGTGC TGTCCTAAGGGAGCAGTGGATAAGAGCTAAATATGAGAGGACAGAATTTACCGGCGAGACAAAGTATCCTCCACTGGCCTACACGACAG GTTTCTATGAAGGGATGTTGTGGAAGAAGGGGAAGGAGAAGGGACAGTTTCAGAGAAGGAAGTTTGTTCTGTCTGAGAAGGAATTCACCCTGGCTTACTACAACAAGGAGGAT CCGTCCAAAGGGCCCAAAGCGCTCATCTCCATCAAAGACGTGAATGTGACCTTTCAACCTGAGAAGATTGGTCACGCCCATGGTTTGCAGATGACCTACCAGGAAGACAGCCACACCAGAAGCCTTTATGTCTACCACGAGAGTGGAGAG GAGATTGTCAACTGGTTCAATGCCATTCGTGCTGCTCGCTTTGCCTACCTGAAAACAGCATACCCCACAGGAAGTGATAAAGAA TTGATGACTAGAATTACAAGAAACTACCTCAAAGAAGGATACATGGAGAAGACAGGTCCTATG CAAAAGGAGACGTTCAAAAAGAGATGGTTCATCTTGGACTCCCAAGACAGGAAGCTCCTTTACTTCAAAAGCCAGCTG GATGCTGAGGAGCTGGGAGTTGTGTTCATCGGCACAGAGACCAATGGTTACTCAGTGAGTAAGTGCATTCCCAAAAGGACCAGAGGCAACAGGTGGAGGTGTGGCATCACAGTGGAGACGCCAGACCGCCAGTTTGTCTTCATGTGTGAGcaggagagggagcagagagagtgggTGGAGGCCCTCAGACAGGTCATCTCTAAACCCATGCAGCCCCAGGACTACACCA CTGAAGCCAACatcagagggaagagatga